In a single window of the Pseudomonas oryzihabitans genome:
- a CDS encoding multidrug ABC transporter permease/ATP-binding protein — protein sequence MTLIRLILRYRPLATILVLLLSLGGALLSVGVIAFINWRLVTPQPALTEALLQFLGLLLLLLILAAGAQVALTALGHSFVYDLRRQVVKRVLDTDIERLETVGGPAILASLSSDLRNLTLAFVQLPGLLYGAVLSLAAFLYLAWLSWSLFLVTLAWMTVTLGLGWLLVSRLNRHLHLLRDAENRLYEDYQALIEGRKELALNRARAQRFFEEDFQANAGAYRDHVTLADRYNAMASNWANTMVLGTIGLAFYLANGLGWASSEVAATYALTILFLRTPLVMAVAALPPLMAGRVALERVEALTLAPVATGSVEPTQPFATDWEHLELRGVEYRYPPQDDEQGFDVGPLDLTLRRGETVFLMGGNGSGKSTLARLLTGLYRPQQGSLAVDGKSVEVADWTAYRQMFASVFTDFHLFDRLLGPAGATAAGTEVEAWLRRLHLGRKVRVAEGRLVDTRLSQGQRKRLALLLAMLEGRSIVLLDEWAADQDPLFRQLFYRELLPQMKAAGLTVFAITHDDAYFDQADRLLKMESGRLVELVGVQRERASRDALREIAGRPG from the coding sequence ATGACGCTCATTCGCCTCATCCTGCGCTATCGGCCCCTGGCGACGATCTTGGTGCTATTACTCAGCCTGGGAGGTGCCTTGCTCAGCGTCGGGGTGATCGCCTTCATCAACTGGCGACTGGTCACGCCCCAGCCCGCCTTGACCGAGGCGCTGCTGCAGTTTCTCGGGCTGCTCCTGCTGTTGCTGATCCTGGCGGCCGGTGCCCAGGTGGCGCTTACCGCCTTGGGCCACAGCTTTGTCTACGATCTGCGGCGGCAGGTGGTGAAGCGGGTGCTGGATACCGACATAGAGCGGCTTGAAACGGTCGGCGGGCCCGCCATCCTGGCCAGTCTGTCCAGTGACCTGCGCAACCTGACCCTGGCCTTCGTGCAACTGCCGGGGCTGCTCTACGGCGCGGTGTTGAGCCTGGCGGCTTTCCTCTATCTGGCGTGGCTGTCCTGGTCGCTGTTTCTCGTGACGCTCGCCTGGATGACGGTGACCCTGGGCCTGGGCTGGCTGCTCGTGTCCCGGCTCAACCGTCACCTGCACCTACTGCGCGATGCCGAGAATCGCCTCTATGAGGACTACCAGGCGCTGATCGAGGGGCGCAAGGAACTGGCGTTGAACCGCGCGCGCGCGCAGCGCTTCTTCGAAGAGGATTTCCAGGCCAACGCCGGTGCCTACCGCGATCACGTCACCCTGGCGGATCGGTACAACGCCATGGCCAGCAACTGGGCCAACACCATGGTCCTGGGTACCATCGGTCTGGCGTTCTACCTGGCCAACGGGCTGGGCTGGGCCAGCAGTGAGGTAGCGGCCACCTATGCCCTGACCATCCTCTTTCTGCGTACGCCACTGGTGATGGCCGTGGCCGCGCTACCGCCGCTGATGGCCGGACGGGTGGCGCTGGAGCGGGTGGAGGCCCTGACCCTGGCCCCGGTCGCGACCGGCTCCGTCGAGCCGACGCAGCCCTTCGCCACGGACTGGGAGCACCTGGAGTTGCGGGGCGTCGAGTATCGCTATCCGCCCCAGGATGATGAACAAGGCTTCGACGTGGGCCCGCTGGATCTCACACTCAGACGCGGGGAAACGGTGTTCCTCATGGGCGGCAACGGCAGTGGCAAGTCGACCCTGGCGCGCTTGCTGACCGGTCTGTACCGCCCGCAACAGGGTTCGCTGGCAGTCGATGGCAAGAGCGTGGAAGTCGCTGATTGGACCGCCTACCGGCAAATGTTCGCCTCCGTCTTCACCGATTTCCACCTGTTCGACCGCCTGCTGGGCCCTGCGGGGGCGACGGCGGCTGGGACCGAGGTAGAGGCATGGCTCCGGCGCTTGCACCTGGGGCGGAAGGTCCGGGTGGCGGAAGGGCGGCTGGTGGACACCCGCCTGTCCCAGGGACAGCGCAAGCGGCTGGCCCTGCTGCTGGCGATGCTGGAGGGGCGCAGCATCGTCCTGCTGGATGAGTGGGCCGCTGACCAGGATCCGCTGTTTCGCCAGCTGTTCTACCGGGAGTTGTTGCCGCAGATGAAGGCCGCGGGGCTGACGGTATTCGCCATCACCCATGACGACGCCTATTTCGATCAGGCTGATCGCCTATTGAAGATGGAGAGCGGTCGCCTGGTGGAGCTGGTGGGCGTACAGCGCGAGCGGGCCAGTCGCGATGCCTTGCGCGAGATCGCCGGCCGCCCTGGCTAG
- a CDS encoding sigma-70 family RNA polymerase sigma factor — protein MLSPLAPSQPSCQPRPSLDALTQSAALASPVKPAEERAADRASALGRLFDHHHYGLLNTATRLLGCRKRAEDVVQEAFLKVWERRDSQAVVEPSRYLYRVVQNLAVDQLRRKKLEERWFVSPDEQDEGVASDHSAERVVQAREEIGLVVRALRQLPARTQDVITLCRVEGLTQRDVARRIGASPALVNFLLQDATLHCRNSLTGSCAARNCPTRGRA, from the coding sequence ATGCTATCGCCTCTCGCGCCGTCTCAGCCCTCCTGCCAGCCCCGGCCCTCTCTCGACGCGCTCACGCAGTCGGCCGCCTTGGCCTCCCCGGTGAAGCCGGCGGAGGAGAGGGCGGCTGATCGTGCTTCAGCTCTGGGACGGCTATTCGATCATCATCATTACGGACTCCTCAATACGGCAACGCGATTACTCGGGTGTCGAAAGCGGGCCGAGGACGTGGTGCAGGAGGCCTTTCTCAAGGTCTGGGAGCGCCGAGACTCCCAAGCTGTCGTGGAGCCGTCACGCTATCTGTATCGGGTTGTCCAGAATCTGGCCGTGGACCAGCTCCGCCGCAAGAAGCTCGAGGAGCGCTGGTTCGTCAGCCCCGACGAGCAGGATGAAGGCGTGGCCAGCGATCACTCCGCCGAGCGAGTCGTTCAGGCCCGGGAAGAAATCGGGCTGGTGGTGCGCGCCTTGCGCCAGCTGCCGGCGCGCACCCAGGACGTGATCACGCTCTGCCGGGTCGAGGGCCTGACCCAAAGGGACGTCGCCCGGCGTATCGGTGCCTCCCCCGCGCTGGTCAATTTTCTTCTGCAGGACGCCACCCTGCACTGTCGCAATTCCCTGACCGGCAGCTGTGCTGCCCGCAACTGTCCCACGCGAGGTCGTGCATGA